From a single Arachis duranensis cultivar V14167 unplaced genomic scaffold, aradu.V14167.gnm2.J7QH unplaced_Scaffold_51536, whole genome shotgun sequence genomic region:
- the LOC107472328 gene encoding uncharacterized protein LOC107472328, translating to MSDTRREIPTFHETDERILQRLRREAREKNVAGEEESDEEYHELEEHSTNPTNPPVRMANNNGQPQRRVLASYTFANPRHCGSSILTPNVDANNFELKPQLITLVQNNCSYGGGPLEDPNQDKATQWLESFPRDSINNWDDLVTKFLAKFYPPQRVIKLKAEVQTFTQMEAEPIYEAWERYKALVRKCPSAMFNEWEKLQNFYEGLTLKSQEALDHLAGAHNPPQAPPEPQRLTNLETLVDKMMKHQEITNKNHEASLKSLERQIGQLSKQISVERPSSSLPSDTIPNPKEECKAIQLRSGRTLMNNNDTTKKQTESIKEPTEDEKQTKADEAKEQFVMPNKSTEKLKEKDNQPHSSREMTQGQQQIGKSITSPLPYPQRFNKEIKDQHFHKFLETFKKLEINIPLAEALEKMPLYAKFLKELINKKISWLERETVLLTEECSAVIQRGIPPKLKDPGGFVVSCTIGKTILNKALCDLGASINLMPLSMMRKLDIEELKPTRMSLVMADRSIKTPNGIVENLLVKVGEFIFPADFVILDTEEEGSDSIILGRPFLHTARAIIDVEKGEMIFRVHNEQMIINVFKSMQNIPEQEDYVKVDMIESLVEEMLEENSQEQEGNQGATEEQVAETFIEQDEKQDKKEEVRKQELKPLPPISNMHF from the exons ATGTCAGATACAAGAAGAGAGATCCCTACCTTTCATGAAACTGATGAAAGAATCCTCCAAAGGCTAAGAAGAGAAGCAAGAGAAAAGAATGTTGCtggagaagaagaatcagaTGAAGAATATCATGAATTGGAGGAACACTCAACAAATCCAACAAATCCACCAGTGAGAATGGCCAACAACAATGGTCAACCCCAGAGGAGAGTCTTGGCTTCATATACATTTGCTAATCCAaggcattgtgggagtagcatcctTACCCCAAATGTCgatgcaaataactttgaattgaagcccCAACTCATCACCTTGGTGCAGAACAACTGTTCTTATGGAGGAGGCCCCTTGGAAGATCCAAACCA GGACAAGGCCACTCAATGGTTGGAATCATTTCCAAGAGACAGCATCAATAACTGGGATGATTTGGTAACCAAGTTCCTCGCCAAGTTTTACCCACCTCAGAGGGTTATAAAGTTGAAGGCTGAGGTACAAACATTTACACAAATGGAGGCTGAACCcatctatgaggcatgggagaggtacaagGCTCTAGtcagaaaatgcccctctgccATGTTTAATGAATGGGAGAAGctgcaaaacttctatgaaggcttaacaTTGAAATCCCAGGAAGCTTTGGATCATTTAGCTGGAG CTCACAACCCACCACAAGCACCACCTGAACCCCAAAGACTCACCAACTTGGAGACCTTGGTAGACAAAATGATGAAACACCAGGAAATAACAAACAAAAACCATGAAGCATCACTAAAAagcctagagaggcagattgggcaaCTCTCCAAGCAAATTTCTGTTGAGAGACCTTCAAGCTCACTGCCCAGTGACACAATCCCAAATCccaaggaagaatgcaaggcaatacaattaaggagtggaagaaCGTTGATGAACAACAATGACACTACAAAGAAGCAAACAGAGAGCATTAAAGAACCAACAGAGGATGAGAAGCAAACAAAAGCAGATGAAGCTAAGGAGCAATTTGTGATGCCAAACAAAAGCACTGAGAAACTCAAAGAGAAGGACAACCAGCCACATAGCTCAAGGGAAATGACTCAGGGACAGCAGCAAATAGGAAAGAGCATCACATCTCCactgccatatcctcagagattCAACAAAGAGATTAAGGACCAGCATTTCCACAAGTTCCTTGAGAccttcaagaagctggaaatcaataTCCCCTTAGCTGAAGCACTTGAgaaaatgcctctgtatgccaaatTTTTAAAGGAGCTTATCAACAAGAAAATAAGTTGGCTTGAGAGGGAAACCGTATTACTCACCGAGGAATGCAGTGCTGTGATTCAACGGGGCATTCCACCAAAACTCAAGGATCCGGGGGGTTTTGTAGTGTCGTGCACCATTGGCAAAACAATTCTCAACAAAGCTCTCTGTGACCTTGGTgccagcatcaatttaatgcctCTTTCAATGATGAGAAAGCTTGATATAGAAGAGCTTAAACCCACCAGGATGTCATTAGTCATGGCTGACAGATCCATCAAGACACCCAATGGAATTGTGGAGAATCTGTTGGTAAAGGTTGGGGAATTTATCttcccagcagattttgtgattttggatacTGAAGAGGAAGGAAGTGACTCAATCATTttgggaaggccatttctaCACACAGCaagagccatcattgatgtagaAAAAGGGGAAATGATATTCAGGGTCCATAATGAACAAATGATCATAAATGTCTTCAAGTCAATGCAAAACATTCCTGAGCAAGAGGACTACGTAAAAGTGGATATGATAGAGAGTTTGGTGGAAGAAATGCTGGAAGAAAATTCTCAGGAGCAAGAAGGAAATCAAGGGGCAACAGAAGAACAAGTAGCTGAGACCTTCATTGAGCAAGATGAAAAACAGGATAAGAAGGAAGAAGTACGGAAACAAGAACTGAAACCACTACCccccatctcaaatatgcatttctag
- the LOC107472329 gene encoding uncharacterized protein LOC107472329: protein MSGASRLNPEDERILRRIRRAERGKGIVGEEESEGEDQVMEDDMHNPPGGAANNDGPPRRVLSSYTIPDPKHCGSSIATPTVQANNFELKPQLITLVQNNCSYGGGPLEDPNQHLSVFLRICNTVKTNGVHPDVYKLLLFPFSLRDKATQWLELFAKESLNDWNEVMSRFLAKFYPPQKIIKLKTEVQTFRQMDGESLYEAWERISNLEATLQALNQTTQALALSTQALIKGQKEHEATIKNIERQVGQLAKQAERPTNVLPSDTIPNPREECKALQLRSGKVVGESSNKEAIKSKEKDIVEKQVEGQDEEKASTSQSSKEAIKPQGKPPSQENHHDDKGNVKPQQENKNEGVKAYVPKLPYPTRIHKGAKDQQFPRFLEIFKKLEINIPLAEALEQMPLYAKFLKELITKKRSWQEKETVILTQECSAIIQKGLPPKLKDPGSFLIPCTIGNMAIDKSLCDLGASINLMSLTMMKRLKSLNPQGCHSNSLTDPSKYQME from the exons ATGTCAGGAGCTAGTAGACTTAATCCCGAAGACGAGAGGATCCTCCGAAGGATAAGAAgagcagaaagaggaaaggggatAGTCGGTGAAGAGGAATCAGAGGGAGAGGACCAAGTCATGGAGGACGACATGCACAATCCTCCTGGAGGAGCTGCTAACAATGATGGACCACCTAGAAGGGTGCTATCTTCTTACACCATCCCTGATCCAAAACATTGTGGGAGCAGTATTGCCACTCCAACTGTTCaggccaataactttgagttaaaaccccaactcatcactttggtgcaaAACAACTGCTCCTATGGAGGGGgacctcttgaagatccaaatcaacatctgtCTGTTTTTCTAAGGATATGCAATACAGTGAAGACCAATGGAGTACACCCAGATGTCTACAAACTGCTGCTATTTCCATTCTCTTTGagggacaaagccactcaatggctagagttATTCGCCAAGGAAAGCCTCAATGATTGGAATGAAGTGATGAGCAGATTTCTAgcaaagttctacccacctcaaaagatcatcaagttgaagacagaggtTCAGACTTTTAGGCAAATGGACGGGGAGTCGTTATATGAAGCCTGGGAAAG AATCTCCAATCTTGAAGCCACCTTGCAAGCACTCAATCAAACCACACAAGCACTTGCTCTAAGCACTCAAGCCTTAATTAAGGGACAAAAGGAACATGAGGCCACCATAAAGAATATTGAGCGACAAGTGGGACAATTAGCCAAACAAGCTGAACGGCCAACCAATGTTCTCCCAAGTGACACAATACCCAACCCGAGAGAAGAGTGTAAAGCTCTGCAGTTGAGGAGTGGCAAGGTAGTTGGAGAAAGTTCGAATAAAGAAGCAATAAAATCCAAGGAGAAAGACATAGTGGAGAAACAAGTGGAAGGGCAAGATGAAGAAAAAGCTTCAACATCTCAAAGCAGCAAGGAGGCTATCAAACCACAAGGCAAACCACCCAGTCAAGAGAACCACCACGATGACAAGGGGAATGTGAAGCCacaacaagaaaacaaaaatgaaggaGTAAAAGCTTATGTACCCAAGCTTCCATACCCAACCAGGATACATAAAGGAGCAAAGGACCAACAATTCCCAAGattcttagaaatctttaaGAAACTCGAAATCAACATCCCATTGGCAGAAGCTCTGGAACAAATGCCATTATATGCAAAATTTCTTAAGGAATTgatcaccaagaagagaagttggcaagaaaaagaaacagtgATTCTCACTCAAGAGTGCAGTGCCATCATTCAAAAAGGGCTACCACCAAAGCTCAAAGATCCTGGCAGCTTCCTCATACCCTGCACGATTGGGAACATGGCCATTGACAAATCACTTTGTGATCTGGGAGCAAGCATTAACTTAATGTCCCTTACCATGATGAAGAGATTGAAGAGCTTAAACCCACAAGGGTGTCACTCCAACTCGCTGACAGATCCATCAAAATACCAAATGGAGTAG